A window from Theobroma cacao cultivar B97-61/B2 chromosome 3, Criollo_cocoa_genome_V2, whole genome shotgun sequence encodes these proteins:
- the LOC18604977 gene encoding manganese-dependent ADP-ribose/CDP-alcohol diphosphatase → MGSANRLTNGQGRHPLFSFGVISDVQYADIPDGCSFIGVPRYYRHSMLVLQRAVKSWNNLKNLNFAINFGDIVDGRCPKDQSVNAVNKVVGEFEKFNGPLYHIIGNHCLYNLPRDKLLPLLKIPNPRGGGHGYYDFSPTPEYRFVVLDGYDISAIGWPHDHPNTLEALEFLRRKNPNSNKNSPEGLEGLDRRFLMFNGAVGKEQMEWLDGVLQDATNLKQKVIVCCHLPLDPSASGQEALLWNYDQVMDVIHRYKCVKVCLAGHDHEGGHSIDSHGIHHRVLEAALECPPGTFAYGYIDVYDNMLSLVGTDRMKSTNISFHP, encoded by the coding sequence ATGGGTTCTGCAAATAGATTAACAAATGGGCAAGGCAGACATCCTCTATTTTCCTTTGGCGTTATCTCTGATGTCCAGTATGCTGATATCCCTGATGGCTGCTCATTCATTGGGGTTCCTCGCTATTATCGACATAGTATGCTTGTTTTGCAAAGGGCAGTCAAGAGCTGGAACAACCTCAAGAATCTTAATTTTGCTATTAATTTTGGAGATATAGTTGATGGCCGTTGTCCCAAGGATCAATCTGTAAATGCTGTGAATAAAGTAGTCggtgagtttgaaaaatttaatgGTCCCTTGTATCACATTATTGGAAATCATTGTCTTTACAATCTCCCACGGGATAAGTTACTTCCTTTATTGAAGATCCCAAATCCTCGTGGTGGTGGTCATGGCTACTATGACTTTTCACCAACACCAGAATACAGATTTGTTGTACTGGATGGCTATGATATCAGTGCAATCGGATGGCCTCATGATCATCCAAATACATTGGAGGCCTTGGAATTCCTGAGACGAAAAAACCCgaattcaaataaaaacagTCCAGAGGGACTGGAAGGCCTCGATAGAAGGTTCCTTATGTTCAACGGAGCTGTTGGAAAAGAACAAATGGAATGGCTGGATGGTGTACTTCAGGATGCAACAAACTTGAAACAGAAAGTAATTGTATGTTGTCATCTGCCTCTGGATCCAAGTGCATCAGGCCAAGAAGCGCTTCTATGGAATTACGACCAAGTAATGGATGTGATTCATCGTTACAAATGTGTGAAGGTATGCCTAGCTGGGCATGATCATGAAGGAGGACATTCAATTGATTCTCATGGAATTCACCACAGAGTGCTTGAAGCTGCCTTAGAATGTCCTCCTGGTACTTTTGCATATGGGTATATAGATGTTTATGACAATATGTTATCCCTTGTTGGCACCGACAGAATGAAAAGCACCAATATCAGTTTCCATCCTTGA